A genomic stretch from Panthera uncia isolate 11264 chromosome E3, Puncia_PCG_1.0, whole genome shotgun sequence includes:
- the PRM3 gene encoding protamine-3, translating to MGSRCAKLSTGHGRGYESPMKKLMACVSQDNFSLSSEGEGEEGGEEEEDEEEEEEEDEEELPVQGKLLLIEAERQEKEGAEEEPAAQQSPEHKQTHS from the coding sequence ATGGGTTCCCGCTGTGCCAAGCTCAGCACTGGCCACGGCCGGGGCTACGAATCCCCCATGAAGAAGCTCATGGCCTGCGTGAGTCAGGATAACTTCTCCTTGTCGTccgagggggagggagaagaggggggagaggaggaggaggacgaggaggaggaagaggaggaggacgaggaggagctCCCAGTGCAGGGCAAGCTGCTGCTGATAGAGGCCGAGCGGCAGGAGAAGGAGGGTGCGGAAGAAGAGCCTGCGGCCCAGCAGAGCCCCGAGCACAAGCAGACGCACTCCTGA